Within the Onychostoma macrolepis isolate SWU-2019 chromosome 14, ASM1243209v1, whole genome shotgun sequence genome, the region TGAAACATGTGGGTAAAATAAGTAAGGAAGTTGCTGTCATGTTGAAACCAGTTAACTTGAATGGTTTTACATGTTTCTCTATTTAGAAACCTGCTGGTGAATTACTATGTATAACTGTTTTTCAGAAAATACCTACTGTCACAAGGTGTTCTGGACCGCAAGTACTGTGCACAGAAACACTCAGATGGGACTGTAACCCTTCCAGTCATAGCATCTGTTCTGGCACAGCTTGATCTAGTGGCACTAAGAAAAGATGTCGCACAGGACAGCTTTTGTGAAATTGTTGATATCCAGGTAAGCAGTCATAATTATTAACGATATATGTTTGCACCCAATTCACTGAACATCTGAGCGTCAGTATATCTGCTTATTTTTCTAGGCTCCCCCATTATCAAAGAAGGGCAAAGTTAAATCTTCTCATAAGAGGCTTATAGAGACTGCACAGTCCTTGCTGGCTTCTAAAGGAGAAAAATGGAGTGAAGATCTAGAGAGAGACATTCCTAGCCGATGGCAATGCCATGGAGATCTTGTCCTGTTTAGTGAAGGCTCCTTTTCTAATGCAATATGGAAAGAAATTGGTGGGTGATATTGAATCTCAGACACATCCAGGCttgtatataaaacaattagattaaatattctgcattaatatattttttccagAGTAACAACTCATAGTAATTAGCTTAAATGtcttgaatatatttttgaatatatttatttgttttaggaTCTGAATTCTGGACTGCAGTTGCCCTGACGCTGGGAGTGAAACGTAtagcacaaataaaaaaaatctcccAGGATGGTTATCGTACACCTATAGTGACTATGCTTTTGGGAGACAGCAGCTATGTAACACACATTGATAACCACATTAGGTAACCAATAAGATGATCAAATCtcaacatattaaataaatattcaaataaattattctgTCTGACTAAAATTTAGGTATGAGTTTGATGTCACCAAGTGCATGTTCTCTTCTGGGAATATCACAGAGAAGCTCAGAATAGCCTCCTTTGACTGTAGTGGAGAGACCGTGGTTGACTTATATGCAGGTAAAAGCAATGCAGTGTGTACCATTGGAATGGTTTTTAATCACCCAAGATGTATGATCAT harbors:
- the trmt12 gene encoding tRNA wybutosine-synthesizing protein 2 homolog, encoding MVVIPCLKVPQRHAQMYRKYLLSQGVLDRKYCAQKHSDGTVTLPVIASVLAQLDLVALRKDVAQDSFCEIVDIQAPPLSKKGKVKSSHKRLIETAQSLLASKGEKWSEDLERDIPSRWQCHGDLVLFSEGSFSNAIWKEIGSEFWTAVALTLGVKRIAQIKKISQDGYRTPIVTMLLGDSSYVTHIDNHIRYEFDVTKCMFSSGNITEKLRIASFDCSGETVVDLYAGIGYFTLPYLVHAKAAHVHACEWNPDAVKALQRNLQVNGVSDRCTVHQGDNKQLPLCDHADRVNLGLIPSSEEGWPVACRLLKRDTGGMLHIHQNVTTPLHHEPLEHSSAIDVEKGSSMEESSLRIQRDMQAWTAWASETARCICTLLSDITRCKWKTNIKHIEHVKTYAPHISHVVLDLECKPL